Proteins encoded by one window of Verrucomicrobiia bacterium:
- the urtA gene encoding urea ABC transporter substrate-binding protein, with amino-acid sequence MFGKLLCGAAATMMAFSAAAADTVKVGILHSLSGTMAISETSLKDVLLFTFDEINKAGGVKVGGKPYMIEPVVVDPASNWPLFAEKAKQLLEQDKVSVVFGCWTSVSRKSVLPVFEQANGLLFYPVQYEGEELSKNIFYTAEAVNQQAIPAVDYMLGEGKKKFYLLGSDYVYPRTTNKILKQYLKLKGIPDSDIEEIYTPFGHTDYQTIVASIKKFAAGGKATVISTLNGDTNVPFFKEFANAGLTSENCPVVSFSISEDEFRGLPAKELAGHLGCWTYFMSVKSPENTKFVKDFMAWIKDPKVTGSSYKVSGIDAKGRVTCSPMNLSRMGVYLWKQAVEKADSFEVDKVRPALIGQKFKGPAGDVTMQENHHLVNNVFIGETLPNGQFKIIKTFNGVAAEPFSAKFLK; translated from the coding sequence ATGTTTGGAAAACTCCTCTGCGGTGCAGCCGCCACGATGATGGCGTTCAGCGCCGCTGCGGCTGATACGGTGAAAGTGGGCATCCTCCACTCCCTCTCCGGCACGATGGCGATCAGTGAAACGTCTCTGAAAGACGTGTTGCTCTTCACCTTCGACGAGATCAACAAGGCTGGTGGCGTGAAAGTGGGCGGCAAGCCCTACATGATCGAGCCTGTGGTAGTCGATCCCGCCTCCAACTGGCCGCTCTTCGCCGAAAAAGCCAAGCAGCTCCTCGAGCAGGACAAAGTATCTGTCGTGTTCGGTTGCTGGACCTCGGTGAGCCGCAAGTCCGTGCTGCCCGTGTTCGAACAGGCCAACGGCCTGCTCTTCTACCCGGTGCAGTATGAAGGCGAAGAACTCTCCAAGAACATCTTCTACACCGCTGAAGCTGTGAACCAGCAGGCCATCCCGGCTGTTGATTACATGCTCGGTGAAGGTAAAAAGAAGTTCTACCTCCTGGGTTCTGACTACGTCTATCCCCGCACGACGAACAAGATCCTCAAGCAGTATCTGAAGCTCAAGGGCATCCCTGACTCGGATATCGAAGAGATCTACACGCCGTTCGGTCACACGGACTATCAGACCATCGTGGCGTCCATCAAGAAGTTCGCCGCTGGTGGCAAAGCCACGGTGATCAGCACCTTGAATGGTGACACGAACGTGCCGTTCTTCAAAGAGTTCGCCAACGCTGGCCTGACCTCTGAAAACTGCCCGGTGGTTTCGTTCTCCATCTCGGAAGACGAATTCCGCGGTCTGCCTGCCAAGGAATTGGCCGGTCACCTCGGCTGCTGGACGTACTTCATGTCCGTCAAGTCTCCGGAGAACACCAAGTTCGTGAAGGACTTCATGGCCTGGATCAAGGATCCGAAAGTCACTGGCTCCAGCTACAAGGTCTCCGGCATCGATGCCAAGGGCCGCGTCACCTGCAGCCCGATGAACCTCTCCCGCATGGGCGTTTACCTCTGGAAGCAAGCCGTCGAGAAGGCGGACAGCTTCGAAGTGGACAAAGTGCGTCCGGCTTTGATCGGCCAGAAGTTCAAGGGACCGGCTGGTGATGTGACGATGCAGGAAAACCACCACTTGGTGAACAACGTGTTCATCGGTGAGACCCTGCCGAACGGCCAGTTCAAGATCATCAAGACGTTCAACGGCGTGGCCGCTGAACCCTTCAGCGCGAAGTTCCTGAAGTAA